TGCAATCCATGCTGAGTGTATCCAGACATGGTTGGCTTATAGTAACCATGCTATTCCTTGTCTCATTTGTAGGGCAGTCTGGTCTGTCTTAAATATTTAGTGATCTCAAAGAATGTCTTAATTTGCAttgtttataaactataataaaattctaaacttCCTATATTTGCAAGTCTATCTCTTTGTTTCTAgctttatttgtaattattgaCTAAGCCCCTCTCAAAATTTCGTTGCAATAGCGCTGGGttgcaataaattttttgtaataaaatattattattattatgaaaaatacttaattgcaacaaaaattgtttttgctataatttattgtaacaaaatttttgttgcgATAGATTAAGATTATTGCAACAGTAAtctttgttgcaataaattaaCTTTGGAAATTTATGACAACAAATCTCTTTATTGCTATAGGTTACTGCAACATTagtttttgttgcaataaattatCTATGGAAACTTATTGAAACAAAAgattttgttgcaataagttATAGCAACTAACTCCTTTGGGTCAGAGTGGAGCAATGGCGCCGTTGAGACTTTGGGTATTGTGGGTGTTGTTGTTGCGATTATTCTTTTTCTAGGGATCATCTACTTTTGCTGGAAGAAGTGCCACTCTGCACAACCTGAACATGCCAACGTAGAGCTTGTTCCTTTGCCCTCCTTTGCTAGAACTCCCACAACAAGCTTTTCATGCTGGTGTTGGATTCATCACCACAGGCTGTTCTATCTGCATTTGAGAGTTTATGGAGGGTGAGAGTGTTGTTGAGGTTCATGCATGCAGTCATGCATTCCATGCTAGGTGGATCCAAACATGGTTGACTCATAGCAACCATGGTACTCCTTATCCCCTATTGcgacaaaatttttttttgcccaCTGTTGAAATAAAGTATATGACAATAAgatattgcaacaaaaattctATTCCAATAGcgttttgttgcaataaaatatttttattattattaaaaatactttattgcaaaaaaaaaaaatattgttgctataatttatttgcaacaAAAGTTTTGTTGCAATAGGTTACCGCAACAGTAATATTTCTTGCAataaattatctttaaaaaaaaatctattttgttttCCACTAAGCACATCATATTTAACATGTTAACAATATAAAcacatcttcaaaaaaaaaaaaatctacaaaagaTGCAAAATGTATAATACTTcatccataatatatatatacacacaactTGATAAATTTATGTTCAGCCACATAAATTCATAGCTGGTTTTTTCTATGTTGAGATAATGGTTTGCTTAACGTCACAGCATCGCAGTTTTTAGTTTAGCAAGTAATTTGTGTGGAGACAATAAACAAAGCTTTCCCTTGGTAGTATATGTAGTGATTTAATTTCCACCgtttgaaaaatatgttttagGCTTGCAATAGATCATGCTGATTTGATCCTCTGGTTTACTTTACCAGATCTAAATACTTAACTGTAAACACCAAATTTGACATTCTCGTTGAGGTTTTACCGGCTCAAACATCTTACCTGCACAATATAAATTACAAAGTATGGCTACTTCCTACTAAAAATACTACATATTTTgcagtctaaaattatgcataataagtttatgaatcgaatagtaaataatatttaattgatacaaaatttgatatttgtgttaagaacatatataaagaACGTGTTAaactagattttcaaaatatgtaatcattctaattttatttagtaGGGGTTTTAAGCATTgactaaaaattagtttgtagccaaactttttccttagtctttctttcttcttcttcttcttttttttttttttttggttgttgttgatgataaagtagtttttctttctttaatttgttttgatatggtttatatgaaaatcaatttattttatgacaaatacctagatgtgtttttttttaaaaaaaaatttaaatctcaGTTATTTTTTAGTCCACTTCATTTACCAATTGAAATTTGAACTTTCTTTCTTATTGACCAACtaaaaagaatttgaattttcttccctatatatataatgacCAATTCCAAGTAGCTCGGTCAAGCTTGTTAACTTTAATTCATTTGATTATAATTGATCCACGAAACCCTTTCGCAcaatttaagaataaatataattcaaattttgaattaagtTAGAATTCAGGCTATATCATCTTTTACATTCATTTTGGTTTCTTGGCGGATAACTTTTTCGGGTTACGAtgctataaaatttaaaactacaGCTTTGTTTGTGTTGTAATTGTTAGAATTGTTtcgtaaaataattaaattaattatatcccaataatttaagtttttgagataattggtaatttaatagtaataaattcaaataataagaTCAAAAACCTTTTAATTCAACTGATTGTCACCTCATGgtgttttcaataaaaaatttcaagattcaAATCCCCTCTAATTCCCAACtatcatatcattaaaaaaaaaaattcaaataataagaaCAACATATCAATATTATACTATAGTTAAAGATAAATTACACCAACCTTATGTGAGAGGGAGGTGTAATAGACCTGGTGTTTGGAATACATTCTTTGAAAAGAAGCTATTTGTGTGGagggattaagatgtagtaatcacCTAATTAACCTATGAAGATGTAGTAATCACCTAATTAACCAATGTTGAAAAGTGTATGAATAAGTCATGATAACTTTAGGTAAGGAATAGTTTCCAAGTATTATCTGGATCTTATATATTAGAATGACATGAACTGATAGTAGGAGAGTTATTGCTTgtgagaataaaatattatcgATGAATAAACCATCGATAATATtggtataagtgcttgtggagtgtgggaggCAAAGGTCGAGGTTCAAATCTCCaagaggaagtttcacacacatatacacttagattagactcaagtagaaattttatcttgtataaaaaaaaaaaaaaaaaaccatttcccATGCAACCAATGTCTCATAGTTGGTGAACACCATACAACCATAGATCCTACAAGTCATGAGACATTAATTGTATACAATCGACCTAACATCCTCAAACTATCTCATATAAGGCTTCGTTAGAATTGCTAAGTTGAAATAACTGGATGAATTTTCCATCAATTAATTGGAATAGGATTTTCTATATTCAAATTGATCCATGtaataatttagtttaaaaattacatatttaaataTGAGTCTGTATCAcgttatttataattttaaataacacaATATTAGGTATgctatttgattaaaaaaatatattaacgaTGAATACACCATTTCTACATTGAAGATGCAATCTTTTAGAGTAGTCTAAAAACAATTAGAAAGAATAATTACAAtgtatgaaaaacaaaattgaaaggaACATATATAGGAAGGCTCTCATAGTATTCTTGGCTCTTCCACTTGTCTGGTAAAAGAGTCTGAGAAATTCTATTTCAACTCAAAGCAAAGGGTGATATTAATCATAATTACTCTTCCATGTACACAATTTACAGAGGAAAAATATTGGAAGAAATTGCTAGGTACGACATGTTGAAACTTCACCTAATTTATTGAGTGTGTAGCAGTTGTGCTCCTTTCCTCGCTTGTCAAAGTGATAGGGACTTGGTTGGCAATGGTTATTCTTGCAGGGGCATATGAATAATACATGGGCACAGGCATTTTTGATGAAAGGCTAGGCAATGGTGCTTCAAAATTAAGAACCTTAATTGCTTGCCTTATAGAAGGTCTTAAAGTGTGATCTGTATGAGCACACCATAGCCCAGTAGTCATTAAACATGTCATCTTGTCAATGTCATAATCCCCGTTTAGCGTCTCATCCACGGCTTCCAGAAGCTTTCCCTTTCCATATAGTTCCCACACCCAATTGACTAAACTAATCTTTAATTCTTCTGCTTTTGGCTCCACTACTCTCCTCCCACAAGCAATTTCTAATGCCACCACCCCAAAGCTAAATACATCTGATTCCTTATTAGCCTTGCTTGAGATAAGACATTCAGGAGCCATGTAGCCCATGGTCCCAGCTACAATTGTTGTTTGTGAGCCAAGTTCATGGTCCACAAACCTTGCTAGACCAAAGTCACCAAGTTTGGTAttgaaatttgaatctaacatcACATTGCTTGATTTGATATCTCTATGCACCACACATTGTTCCCATTCCTCGTGGAGATAGAGCAATCCAGAGGCTAACCCATGAACAATTTTGTGCCTCACTGGCCATGAGAGATGAGTTTTCTTGTGAAACAAATGCGAATCTAGGCTTCCATTAGGCATGTACTCATAAGCCAATACAAAACTCTCCCTTTTATGACTCCAGCCAACAAGTTGTACTAAATTCCGGTGTCTCAAACGGCTTATAGTCATCACCTCAGAAATATACTCCTTTTTTCCTTGGTTAGAGCTGCTAGATATCTTCTTCACCGCAATTTCAATATTCATTTCTGTCAAGAAACCTTTGTAGACGCCTCCAAAACCTCCTTGCCCAAGCTTCCCTTCCTCCGAAAAGTTATTAGTTGCCACAACTAAGTCTTTGTAGGCAAACCTTTTTGGTCCAGTTCCTTCCATTAGATCTTCATCCATGGGGTCCATCATCCccatttcttcatcttcatcttcatcgtCTTCTTCTATCtgctttcttttaaattttctccGCAAAATGCAATAAGAGCCAGAACTGGTCCCTGCAACCAAAAGCACCACTCCTATTATCAATCCTACAAACCACATCTTAGAGTTCCCTTTTGCTCCATTTTGAGTCAAAACTAGATCCAAAGTTGAACTGAAATTCCAACTTCTGATTGCTTGAACTGGGATTGCCCTTCCAGTTGATGCTGAGAATCCCACTGTCACTTTTTCTGGTAGAACATTTCTCAGCTTTACATTATGAGTAAGATTCAAGTGCTGGTTAGCTATCAGAGGAACATCTATGTATTTCAACAATACACTGAGATTCTCGGAGGTTGAATCATAAGAGACCGTTGCCACCATAATGTCCCCAGAGGTGAAAGGATCTTCAAAAGTTTCATTTACCTTGGAGACAATGGAGTTCACGTTGATACCGACATGGTTGTCATTAGGATCCCATGTATCTTGCCACGAATCGAACTCCACCGCTACCATCTGATTAGATGGATTGCCGTTAGTTGTCTCATTGAAGAGACCCAACCAACCTGCAGAGGAATTGCCAGGAGAATCAACGGAATCTTCTGAAGTGATAAAGAATGCAATGCCACCAGAGGTTGAGTTTGAATCGTTAGGACGAGCTCTCATTATGAACTCAAAAGAAGTTGTGAAATCTGTTGTTACATTTGTGATGGGATCCCACAGTTGAATGGGTTGGGAATAGTATGCTCGACCTGTGGTATCAAACACATCACCGCCGATCTGGTTATCGTTGAGTCGTATCGACCAGACTGAATCAACTTGTGCTCTAGTGGCTGTACCAGAAGTAGCAATGTTGTCGTCATCCAAGAAGTTAGGATGGGAAAATTTTACAGAGAAGGTGCAAGAGAAGCAACAAAAGAAGACATAAAGGAAGAGAAGGGAATATGAGGATTCATAATCCATAAGAAAATGGGCAAAAGGCAGATGGTTAGAATGAAATATCAttagagacaaaaaaataatatagctAATAGAATGTTGTTTAGGTCATGATCGCGCGATAGCGTGGTTTGACTGGCGTTGGATATATATGCATCGATAAAAAATAACATAGATGGTTTTTCTGCCTTTCTGGGATGGCTGtaaagtttggactttggacaTTGGACCTTCCATGTGCTTCTCCTGGCTTTGAAGCGTTATGCCCTTGTGTATGGCCAAGTGTAAGCATAGCACACACCGCTGCATTTTACAAAGAAAGTCAACTTTGGGTTACTATTTACTAATTGAGAAAACGGATTAATTAAGAATTAATTGAAGAGCTTAAACTTTTAAGAATTCTATTCTTTATGCTTTATTGATTttccaaataaattaataaagagaTTTTTAAGGAAGACAGGTGGtaaattatctttattttttttttgtgcatataattaaaggaaaatgctaacgaatgcctttagagtattaattaataatccatttaaagaaaatttttattggaaaagaaaaaaaaattaatgttttgacaacttttttcattttctataaaagtagtgtcaaaactttcctaaaatggattgttaactaaTGTCATAAGGgtactcgttagcatgacccataaTTGAATGGGGTTCACTTTAGTTAATCTTTTagttttctaataataaaaaggatTATAGTCTAAAACTACAACTCCCACAAAAAAATTAgcatgactacatattttgaaaatctgactgataaattgcatgttttttatgttcttaacacatatcaaattttgtataaatCGGTTGTTATTTACTATcagatccataaacttattttttatccataattttagactacaaaaacttaaaatttaaatatttgattaatggtatagttattgatttatttatttattttttcgggTTACCAtgctataaaatttaaaacttcaaCTTTGTTTGTGTTGTAATTGCTAGAATTGtgtagttaaataattaaatttaaataattaaattaatcatATTCCAATAATCTAAGTTTTTGAgataatcggtaatttaacaataataaatttaaataataaggTCAAAAGCCTTTTACTTCAACTCAATGTCACTCCATagtgttttcaataaaaaatttcaggaTTCAAATCCCCTCTTTCCCAACTATcataccatttaaaaaaaataattcaaataataagAACAACATATCAATATTATACTACAGTTAAAGATAAATTACACCAACCTTATGAGAGAAGGAGGTGTAATACACCTGGTGTTTGGAATACATTCTCTGAAAAGAGGCTATTTGTGTGGAGGGATTAAGATGCAGTAATCACCTAATTAACCAATGATGAAAAGTGTA
This portion of the Castanea sativa cultivar Marrone di Chiusa Pesio chromosome 7, ASM4071231v1 genome encodes:
- the LOC142643867 gene encoding L-type lectin-domain containing receptor kinase IX.1-like codes for the protein MDYESSYSLLFLYVFFCCFSCTFSVKFSHPNFLDDDNIATSGTATRAQVDSVWSIRLNDNQIGGDVFDTTGRAYYSQPIQLWDPITNVTTDFTTSFEFIMRARPNDSNSTSGGIAFFITSEDSVDSPGNSSAGWLGLFNETTNGNPSNQMVAVEFDSWQDTWDPNDNHVGINVNSIVSKVNETFEDPFTSGDIMVATVSYDSTSENLSVLLKYIDVPLIANQHLNLTHNVKLRNVLPEKVTVGFSASTGRAIPVQAIRSWNFSSTLDLVLTQNGAKGNSKMWFVGLIIGVVLLVAGTSSGSYCILRRKFKRKQIEEDDEDEDEEMGMMDPMDEDLMEGTGPKRFAYKDLVVATNNFSEEGKLGQGGFGGVYKGFLTEMNIEIAVKKISSSSNQGKKEYISEVMTISRLRHRNLVQLVGWSHKRESFVLAYEYMPNGSLDSHLFHKKTHLSWPVRHKIVHGLASGLLYLHEEWEQCVVHRDIKSSNVMLDSNFNTKLGDFGLARFVDHELGSQTTIVAGTMGYMAPECLISSKANKESDVFSFGVVALEIACGRRVVEPKAEELKISLVNWVWELYGKGKLLEAVDETLNGDYDIDKMTCLMTTGLWCAHTDHTLRPSIRQAIKVLNFEAPLPSLSSKMPVPMYYSYAPARITIANQVPITLTSEERSTTATHSIN